Proteins encoded within one genomic window of Jiangella mangrovi:
- the glgX gene encoding glycogen debranching protein GlgX: MRGVDVAREPWPGHWTPLGATYATEATNFALWAPEAQQVEVCLFDEDDTETRLVLPNRTFDIWHGAVSGVRAGQRYGFRVHGPWDPATGRRFNPAKLLTDPYARAVDGALTAHPAIYGHVRPSMDEGGDHRVRDDRDSAPYVPKSVVVDVHPFDWRGDAPPRVPWSETVLYETHVRGFTMAHPDIPAELRGTYAGLAHPAALEYLTGLGITTVELLPVHQYVSEPDFLHRGSLNYWGYNTLAFFAPHNAYSAAGSRGQQVDEFKAMVRALHEAGLEVILDVVYNHTAEQGDGGPTLAYRGIANEAYYHLDPADRSAYLDYTGTGNTFKVAHPAVLGLVMDSLRYWVGEMHVDGFRFDLASALARSMHDVDMLGSFMTVIGQDPVLREVKLIAEPWDVGPGGYQVGEFPHLWTEWNDRYRNSVRDHWRGAAAGVRDLAFRLSGSSDLYADDRRRPYASINYVTAHDGFTMRDLVSYDRKHNEANGEDNRDGTDDNRSWNHGVEGDPTPSDPELAALRLRQVKNMLTTMLLSTGVPMLLSGDEMGRTQRGNNNAYCQDNEISWMDWSLPAQYPELGELVRTLLDLRRAHPVVRQRRFFEGVPVVAGGRKDIAWFTPSGTEMTETEWHDGSLRTLGMYLNGAGIRSRGVRGEPILDDSFLLYVHAGASDVEVRLPGRFWGVSYEVVVDTAGAGSAGRRLRAAARVPLVQRSSLLLRVID, from the coding sequence ATGCGCGGCGTGGATGTCGCGAGGGAGCCCTGGCCCGGTCACTGGACCCCCCTGGGTGCCACCTACGCCACCGAGGCGACGAATTTCGCCCTCTGGGCCCCCGAGGCGCAGCAGGTCGAGGTCTGCCTGTTCGACGAGGACGACACCGAGACCCGCTTGGTGCTGCCCAACCGCACGTTCGACATCTGGCACGGCGCGGTCTCCGGCGTGCGCGCGGGCCAGCGGTACGGCTTCCGGGTGCACGGTCCGTGGGACCCCGCCACCGGCCGCCGTTTCAACCCCGCCAAGCTGCTCACCGACCCGTACGCCCGCGCCGTCGACGGAGCCCTGACGGCACACCCCGCCATCTACGGCCACGTCCGCCCGTCCATGGACGAAGGCGGCGACCACCGCGTCCGCGACGACCGCGACTCCGCCCCGTACGTCCCCAAGTCGGTAGTGGTCGACGTCCACCCGTTCGACTGGCGCGGCGACGCTCCCCCGCGCGTGCCGTGGTCCGAGACCGTCCTCTACGAGACGCACGTGCGCGGCTTCACCATGGCGCACCCGGACATCCCCGCCGAGCTGCGCGGCACCTACGCCGGCCTCGCCCACCCGGCGGCACTCGAGTACCTCACCGGCCTCGGCATCACCACCGTCGAGCTGCTCCCCGTGCACCAGTACGTCAGCGAGCCCGACTTCCTGCACCGCGGCTCCCTGAACTACTGGGGCTACAACACGCTGGCGTTCTTCGCCCCGCACAACGCGTACTCGGCGGCGGGCAGCCGCGGCCAGCAGGTCGACGAGTTCAAGGCCATGGTCCGCGCGCTGCACGAGGCCGGGCTCGAGGTCATCCTCGACGTCGTCTACAACCACACCGCCGAGCAGGGCGACGGCGGGCCCACGCTGGCCTACCGCGGCATCGCCAACGAGGCGTACTACCACCTCGACCCCGCCGATCGCTCCGCCTACCTCGACTACACCGGCACCGGCAACACCTTCAAGGTCGCGCACCCGGCGGTGCTCGGCCTGGTCATGGACTCCCTGCGGTACTGGGTCGGCGAGATGCACGTCGACGGGTTCCGCTTCGACCTCGCGTCGGCGCTGGCCCGCTCCATGCACGACGTCGACATGCTCGGCTCGTTCATGACGGTCATCGGGCAGGACCCGGTGCTGCGCGAGGTGAAGCTCATCGCCGAGCCGTGGGACGTCGGGCCCGGCGGCTACCAGGTCGGCGAGTTCCCGCACCTGTGGACCGAGTGGAACGACCGCTACCGCAACTCCGTCCGCGACCACTGGCGCGGCGCGGCGGCCGGCGTGCGCGACCTCGCCTTCCGGCTCTCCGGCTCCTCCGACCTCTACGCCGACGACCGCCGCCGCCCGTACGCGTCCATCAACTACGTCACCGCGCACGACGGCTTCACCATGCGCGACCTCGTGTCCTACGACCGCAAGCACAACGAGGCCAACGGCGAGGACAACCGCGACGGCACCGACGACAACCGGTCGTGGAACCACGGGGTCGAAGGCGACCCGACGCCGTCGGACCCGGAGCTGGCCGCGCTGCGACTCCGTCAGGTCAAGAACATGCTGACGACCATGCTGCTGTCCACCGGCGTGCCCATGCTGCTGTCGGGCGACGAGATGGGCCGGACGCAGCGCGGCAACAACAACGCGTACTGCCAGGACAACGAGATCAGCTGGATGGACTGGTCGCTGCCCGCGCAGTACCCCGAGCTGGGCGAGCTGGTGCGCACGCTGCTCGACCTGCGCCGCGCCCACCCCGTCGTCCGGCAGCGCCGCTTCTTCGAGGGTGTCCCGGTCGTCGCCGGCGGCCGCAAGGACATCGCCTGGTTCACGCCGTCGGGCACCGAGATGACCGAGACCGAGTGGCACGACGGATCCCTGCGCACGCTGGGCATGTACCTCAACGGCGCCGGCATCCGGTCGCGCGGCGTGCGTGGCGAGCCGATCCTCGACGACTCCTTCCTGCTGTACGTGCACGCGGGGGCCTCGGATGTGGAGGTCCGGCTGCCGGGGCGGTTCTGGGGGGTGTCGTACGAGGTCGTGGTCGACACGGCGGGGGCTGGTTCGGCCGGGCGGCGTCTGCGGGCGGCCGCCCGGGTGCCGCTGGTGCAACGCAGCTCACTGCTGTTGCGCGTGATCGATTGA
- a CDS encoding endonuclease domain-containing protein, whose protein sequence is MSHIRALTLAQVQDGLITRQQALATGMTADALRHAIRPGGPWQRVLPGVYATFSGPLTPLHRLRAAVLFAGEDAVVTGSWACDLVGLQYGPPVADDIDVLVDWTRGQRSHGFVRALRTRRLPKSQRWIDDDRMTALRRGGPPLDVELDPLAPSASPGVVPIAPAARAVVDTVVRWRHLPPDWRPVCPGENGCSRCWDRPGHHRALALRNVRALMCETVQRRQCTLTALGAEVTAAPRRGGALVRLAMQDIEAGCRSAPECELRDLVLTSRLLPEPRWNRVLPGHRGIVPDACWPEARLVVEVDSRSFHGFGDAPRRTEERRARYAAYGWRVLPVSPARLRSEPDAVLREIEAAYLAGLS, encoded by the coding sequence GTGTCCCACATTCGCGCTCTGACGCTCGCGCAGGTCCAGGACGGTCTCATCACCCGGCAGCAGGCGCTCGCCACCGGCATGACGGCGGACGCCTTGCGGCACGCGATCCGGCCCGGCGGGCCATGGCAGCGCGTCCTGCCCGGCGTGTACGCGACCTTCAGCGGACCACTCACGCCGTTGCACCGTCTGCGGGCCGCGGTCCTGTTCGCCGGCGAGGACGCCGTGGTCACCGGCTCCTGGGCCTGCGACCTGGTCGGCCTGCAGTACGGCCCGCCCGTCGCCGACGACATCGACGTGCTCGTCGACTGGACCCGCGGTCAGCGCAGCCACGGTTTCGTCCGTGCCCTCCGGACCCGCCGGCTGCCGAAGAGCCAGCGCTGGATCGACGACGACCGGATGACTGCGCTGCGCCGCGGCGGGCCACCGCTGGACGTGGAGCTCGATCCGCTCGCGCCCTCCGCGTCTCCGGGTGTGGTGCCCATCGCTCCCGCCGCTCGCGCGGTCGTCGACACAGTGGTCCGATGGAGGCACCTGCCGCCGGACTGGCGTCCGGTCTGTCCCGGTGAGAACGGCTGCTCCCGCTGCTGGGACCGGCCCGGACACCACCGCGCCCTCGCGCTACGCAACGTCCGCGCACTCATGTGCGAAACCGTGCAGCGGCGCCAGTGCACGCTCACCGCCCTGGGCGCCGAGGTCACCGCCGCCCCGCGCCGCGGGGGCGCGCTGGTCCGGCTCGCGATGCAGGACATCGAGGCGGGCTGCCGCTCCGCGCCCGAATGCGAGCTGCGCGATCTCGTGCTCACCAGCCGGCTGCTACCCGAACCCCGTTGGAACCGGGTGTTGCCCGGCCACCGGGGCATCGTGCCGGACGCCTGCTGGCCGGAGGCCCGGCTGGTGGTCGAGGTCGACTCCCGGAGCTTTCACGGCTTCGGTGACGCACCGCGGCGCACCGAGGAGCGGCGCGCGCGCTACGCCGCCTACGGATGGCGAGTGCTGCCAGTCTCACCCGCGCGGCTGCGAAGCGAGCCAGACGCCGTCCTGCGAGAGATCGAGGCCGCCTACCTGGCCGGGCTGTCGTGA
- the glgP gene encoding alpha-glucan family phosphorylase, protein MRAIRRLMVRTVLPEPLAALGDLVTNLRWSWHQPTQDLFSAVDPRLWEEVGHDPVRLLGEVTPERLAELAADPAFLGRVQATHDDLQHYLTEARWYQDHDGRAPQGVAYFSPEFGITHVLPQYSGGLGILAGDHLKAASDLGVPIIGVGLLYRHGYFVQSLSREGWQQERYPVVDPDNLPLVRLREADGTPAHITVGMPGGRVLTAAVWVAQVGRVPLLLLDSYIDDNGPAERDVTDRLYGGSREHRLLQEMLLGVGGVRAVRAYCRITGTAAPEVFHTNEGHAGFLGLERIRELVEERGLTYEAALEFTRAGTVFTTHTPVPAGIDRFPMDLVKQHFGGDNASPGLAVEQILALGAEDYEGGDPSVFNMAVMGLRLSARANGVSTLHGEVSRGMFAGLWPSFDEREVPIGSITNGVHAPTWVAPEILRLEEKAIAGGGWKDATAAVSDADLWTTKRALRQRLVEAARTRLRDAWRGRGASEAELGWIDDVLDPGVLTIGFARRVPSYKRLTLMLRDSARLKALLLHAERPVQFVIAGKAHPADDGGKRMIQEMVRFADDPEIRHRIVFLPDYGIAMAQDLYPGCDVWLNNPLRPYEACGTSGMKAALNAGLNLSIRDGWWDEWSDGVNGWDIPSAEGVDDPEYRDSLEATALYELLENEIGPRFYDVDADDIPRRWVEQLRHTLTTLGPKVQATRMVRDYVENLYRPAAESSRSLNSDFGGAVSLADWKEQVRAAWPQVSIDHVETTAVDTFERGQILQLHAVVSLGSLTPSDVSVQVVHGPVDDGDNLREPVVTPMSMSEQSADGSYRFDGEVLLDRTGAFGYTVRIVPQHPLLDDGAELGLAALPA, encoded by the coding sequence GTGCGCGCGATCCGACGACTCATGGTCCGAACCGTTCTTCCCGAGCCGCTCGCCGCGCTCGGCGACCTCGTCACGAACCTGCGATGGTCGTGGCACCAACCCACGCAGGATCTGTTCTCCGCCGTCGACCCGCGGCTGTGGGAGGAGGTCGGCCACGATCCCGTCCGGCTGCTCGGCGAGGTCACGCCCGAGCGGCTGGCCGAGTTGGCCGCCGACCCCGCGTTTCTCGGCCGGGTGCAGGCGACCCACGACGACCTGCAGCACTACCTGACCGAGGCGCGCTGGTACCAGGACCACGACGGCCGTGCGCCGCAGGGCGTGGCCTACTTCTCGCCGGAGTTCGGCATCACCCACGTGCTGCCGCAGTACTCCGGCGGCCTGGGCATCCTGGCCGGCGACCACCTCAAGGCCGCAAGCGACCTCGGCGTGCCGATCATCGGCGTCGGGCTGCTGTACCGGCACGGCTACTTCGTGCAGTCGCTGTCGCGCGAGGGCTGGCAGCAGGAGCGTTACCCCGTCGTCGATCCGGACAACCTGCCGCTGGTGCGGCTGCGCGAGGCCGACGGCACGCCCGCGCACATCACCGTCGGCATGCCCGGCGGCCGGGTGCTCACGGCGGCCGTGTGGGTGGCGCAGGTCGGCCGGGTGCCGCTGCTGCTGCTCGACTCCTACATCGACGACAACGGCCCGGCTGAGCGCGACGTCACCGACCGCCTCTACGGCGGCAGCCGCGAGCACCGTCTGCTGCAGGAGATGCTGCTGGGCGTCGGCGGCGTGCGGGCGGTCCGCGCGTACTGCCGCATCACCGGCACGGCCGCACCCGAGGTGTTCCACACCAACGAGGGGCACGCCGGCTTCCTCGGGCTCGAGCGCATCCGCGAGCTCGTCGAGGAGCGCGGCCTGACCTACGAGGCGGCGCTCGAGTTCACCCGGGCCGGCACCGTCTTCACCACGCATACGCCGGTGCCTGCCGGCATCGACCGGTTCCCCATGGACCTCGTGAAGCAGCACTTCGGCGGCGACAACGCCAGCCCGGGCCTCGCCGTCGAGCAGATCCTCGCGCTGGGTGCCGAGGACTACGAGGGCGGCGACCCGTCGGTGTTCAACATGGCGGTCATGGGGCTGCGGCTCTCGGCCCGCGCCAACGGCGTCAGCACCCTGCACGGCGAGGTCAGCCGCGGCATGTTCGCCGGGCTCTGGCCGTCGTTCGACGAGCGCGAGGTGCCCATCGGCTCCATCACCAACGGCGTGCACGCGCCCACGTGGGTGGCGCCGGAGATCCTGCGGCTCGAGGAGAAGGCCATCGCCGGCGGCGGCTGGAAGGACGCCACCGCAGCGGTCTCCGACGCCGACCTCTGGACCACGAAGCGGGCGCTGCGCCAGCGGCTGGTCGAGGCGGCGCGCACGCGGCTGCGCGACGCCTGGCGGGGGCGCGGCGCGTCCGAGGCCGAGCTCGGCTGGATCGACGACGTGCTCGACCCCGGCGTCCTGACCATCGGGTTCGCCCGCCGGGTGCCGTCGTACAAGCGGCTCACGCTGATGCTGCGCGACTCCGCCCGGCTCAAGGCGCTGCTGCTGCACGCTGAGCGGCCGGTGCAGTTCGTCATCGCGGGCAAGGCGCACCCGGCGGACGACGGCGGCAAGCGGATGATCCAAGAGATGGTGCGCTTCGCCGACGACCCCGAGATCCGGCACCGCATCGTCTTCCTGCCCGACTACGGCATCGCGATGGCGCAGGACCTCTACCCCGGCTGCGACGTGTGGCTGAACAACCCGCTGCGCCCGTACGAGGCCTGCGGCACGTCTGGCATGAAGGCCGCGCTGAACGCCGGGCTCAACCTGTCGATCCGCGACGGCTGGTGGGACGAGTGGTCCGACGGCGTCAACGGCTGGGACATCCCCTCCGCCGAGGGCGTCGACGACCCCGAGTACCGCGACTCCCTCGAGGCGACGGCGCTGTACGAGCTGCTCGAGAACGAGATCGGCCCGCGCTTCTACGACGTCGACGCCGACGACATCCCGCGCCGCTGGGTCGAGCAGCTGCGCCACACGCTGACGACTCTGGGGCCGAAGGTGCAGGCCACGCGCATGGTCCGCGATTACGTGGAGAACCTGTACCGGCCCGCGGCGGAGTCCAGCCGCTCCCTCAACTCCGACTTCGGCGGCGCGGTGTCCCTGGCCGACTGGAAGGAGCAGGTCCGCGCGGCCTGGCCCCAGGTCTCGATCGACCATGTCGAGACCACCGCCGTCGACACCTTCGAGCGCGGCCAGATCCTGCAGTTGCACGCCGTCGTCTCCCTGGGCTCGCTGACCCCGTCGGACGTGTCCGTGCAGGTGGTGCACGGTCCTGTCGACGACGGCGACAACCTGCGTGAGCCCGTGGTCACCCCCATGTCCATGAGCGAGCAGTCCGCCGACGGCTCCTACCGCTTCGACGGCGAGGTCCTGCTCGACCGGACGGGCGCCTTCGGCTACACCGTCCGCATCGTCCCCCAGCACCCACTGCTGGACGACGGCGCCGAACTCGGCCTGGCCGCCCTCCCTGCCTGA
- a CDS encoding DUF305 domain-containing protein encodes MPRVSIGLTATAAAAALLALAGCSDDGATDRGVAAATTTATSDTRVVAPGAPGETADVIAPGEEFEVVEGGYSELDVRFVEQMIPHHRQALQMAELAQERAQDDRVVLVADRIVAGQGPEITALESWLEQRGLPVPAADAAHDHALPGMISPLQLEQLENTTGAEFDELFLTYMSQHHAGAVEMADPMIVEGTDQLAVEMATDVSVTQGAEIGRMREILDSL; translated from the coding sequence ATGCCGCGCGTGTCCATCGGCCTGACGGCGACAGCTGCGGCCGCCGCCCTGCTCGCGCTGGCCGGCTGCAGCGACGACGGCGCCACCGACCGTGGCGTCGCGGCGGCGACGACGACGGCGACCTCGGACACCCGCGTCGTCGCGCCTGGCGCGCCGGGCGAGACCGCCGACGTCATCGCCCCGGGCGAGGAGTTCGAGGTCGTCGAGGGCGGCTACAGCGAGCTGGACGTCCGGTTCGTGGAGCAGATGATCCCGCACCACCGGCAGGCGCTGCAGATGGCCGAGCTGGCGCAGGAGCGCGCGCAGGACGACCGGGTCGTGCTGGTGGCCGACCGGATCGTCGCCGGGCAGGGCCCGGAGATCACCGCCCTCGAGAGCTGGCTCGAGCAGCGCGGATTGCCGGTGCCGGCCGCCGACGCCGCCCATGACCACGCTCTGCCCGGCATGATCAGCCCGCTCCAGCTGGAGCAACTGGAGAACACCACCGGCGCGGAGTTCGACGAGCTGTTCCTCACCTACATGAGCCAGCACCATGCCGGCGCGGTCGAGATGGCCGACCCGATGATCGTGGAAGGTACGGACCAGCTCGCGGTCGAGATGGCCACGGACGTCAGCGTCACCCAGGGCGCGGAGATCGGCCGGATGCGGGAGATCCTCGACAGTCTGTGA
- the treS gene encoding maltose alpha-D-glucosyltransferase, translating into MSESRPPVAQAERHGWVLPSRGTDPEWFKRAVFYEVLVRSFYDSQGDGLGDLKGLTQKLDYLQWLGVDCLWLPPFFPSPLRDGGYDVAAYMDVAPEFGTLEDFSQFVAAAHSRGMRVMTDLVMNHTSDQHAWFQSSREDPDGPFGDFYVWADDDTGYPDVRIIFSDTEASNWTFDPVRKQYFWHRFFSHQPDLNYENPAVHEAMLDVVRFWLRLGVDGFRLDAVTYLYEKEGTNGESLPETHAFLKKVRKVMDDEFPDTVLLCEANQWPSEVVEYFGDPDVGGDECHMAFNFPVMPRIFMAVRRESRYPISEIMAQTPQIPSGCQWGVFLRNHDELTLEMVTDEERDYMWSEYAKDPRMKANLGIRRRLAPLLENDMNQIKLFNALLLSLPGSPVLYYGDEIGMGDNIWLGDRDAVRTPMQWTPDRNAGFSTADPGRLDLPVVMDAVYGYQVTNVESQLANKSSLLHWTQRMVEVRKQNPAFGLGDFVDLGGSNPTALAYVRTFGDDIVLCVNNLSRFPQPVELDLRRYEGMQPVELLGSVRFPTIGELPYLLTLGSHGFYWFRLAKLPEESMP; encoded by the coding sequence ATGAGCGAGTCGCGGCCGCCGGTCGCGCAGGCCGAGCGGCACGGCTGGGTGCTGCCCTCGCGCGGAACCGACCCCGAGTGGTTCAAGCGTGCCGTCTTCTACGAGGTCCTGGTGCGGTCGTTCTACGACTCCCAGGGCGACGGCCTGGGCGACCTCAAGGGCCTGACGCAGAAGCTCGACTACCTGCAGTGGCTGGGCGTCGACTGCTTGTGGCTCCCGCCGTTCTTCCCGTCGCCGCTGCGTGACGGCGGCTACGACGTCGCCGCGTACATGGACGTGGCGCCCGAGTTCGGCACGCTCGAGGACTTCTCGCAGTTCGTCGCCGCCGCGCACAGCCGGGGCATGCGGGTCATGACCGACCTCGTCATGAACCACACCAGCGACCAGCACGCGTGGTTCCAGTCCTCGCGCGAGGACCCCGACGGCCCGTTCGGCGACTTCTACGTGTGGGCCGACGACGACACCGGCTACCCGGACGTGCGCATCATCTTCAGCGACACCGAGGCGTCCAACTGGACGTTCGACCCGGTGCGCAAGCAGTACTTCTGGCACCGCTTCTTCAGTCACCAGCCCGACCTCAACTACGAGAACCCGGCCGTCCACGAGGCGATGCTCGACGTCGTCCGGTTCTGGCTGCGGCTCGGGGTTGACGGGTTCCGGCTCGACGCCGTCACGTACCTCTACGAGAAGGAGGGGACCAACGGCGAGAGCCTGCCCGAGACCCACGCCTTCCTGAAGAAGGTGCGCAAGGTCATGGACGACGAGTTCCCCGACACCGTCCTGCTGTGCGAGGCGAACCAGTGGCCCAGCGAGGTCGTCGAGTACTTCGGCGACCCCGACGTCGGCGGCGACGAGTGCCACATGGCGTTCAACTTCCCCGTCATGCCGCGCATCTTCATGGCGGTGCGGCGCGAGTCGCGCTACCCCATCAGCGAAATCATGGCCCAGACGCCGCAGATCCCGTCGGGCTGCCAGTGGGGTGTGTTCCTGCGCAACCACGACGAGCTCACGCTCGAGATGGTCACCGACGAAGAGCGCGACTACATGTGGTCCGAGTACGCCAAGGACCCGCGGATGAAGGCCAACCTGGGCATCCGCCGGCGTCTCGCGCCGCTGCTCGAGAACGACATGAACCAGATCAAGCTGTTCAACGCGCTGCTGCTGTCGCTGCCGGGCTCGCCGGTCCTCTACTACGGCGACGAGATCGGCATGGGCGACAACATCTGGCTGGGCGACCGCGACGCCGTCCGCACCCCCATGCAGTGGACGCCCGACCGCAACGCCGGGTTCTCCACCGCCGACCCGGGCCGGCTCGACCTCCCGGTCGTCATGGACGCCGTCTACGGCTACCAGGTCACCAACGTCGAGTCGCAGCTGGCGAACAAGTCGTCGCTGCTGCACTGGACCCAGCGCATGGTCGAGGTCCGCAAGCAGAACCCGGCGTTCGGGCTGGGCGACTTCGTCGACCTCGGCGGGTCGAACCCGACGGCGCTCGCCTACGTGCGCACGTTCGGCGACGACATCGTGCTGTGCGTGAACAACCTGTCCCGCTTCCCGCAGCCGGTCGAGCTGGACCTGCGCCGGTACGAGGGCATGCAGCCGGTCGAACTGCTCGGCAGCGTGCGCTTCCCCACCATCGGCGAGCTTCCGTACCTGCTCACGCTGGGCTCGCACGGGTTCTACTGGTTCCGGCTGGCCAAGCTGCCGGAGGAGTCGATGCCGTGA
- a CDS encoding maltokinase N-terminal cap-like domain-containing protein has translation MIGDQGLSEAVALLPEWLRHQHWFTGARTGTLDVRPVAATLLHDAEPRVWHLLAEVTHDDGADVYQVPLSIHAERSDRLDHVHLGRTAEGHVYDALHDKEATAALLAHFADDAPALDGLRFHVRPDVKVPFGDQSLVLPGDHHNTSLAYGDAALLKVFRRVFPGLNPDVELHEALSDAGCTLVAPLLGWIDGDWTGDDDGASPAGSPTGSLAMLRGYLTTASDGWALATASVRDLYAEGDLHADEVGGDFAAEAYRLGMATARVHETLAEVLPTGTMSPSDLQGLADAMTGRLERAVSLVPELEPFAAGLRAHYDVLRTRTEPVPVQRIHGSYHLGQVLRTVLGWKLVDFEGELMAPVAERRAMHSPLRDIAQMLRSFDYAALHLVVSDHPPEDPAHEQVLYRAQEWTERNSEAFCNGYASAAQLDPRGDLELLAAYETDTAVYEVVFEARRRPSWLPIPLAAVERLAQTS, from the coding sequence GTGATCGGCGACCAGGGGTTGTCCGAGGCGGTGGCGCTGCTGCCCGAGTGGCTGCGCCACCAGCACTGGTTCACCGGCGCGCGCACCGGCACGCTCGACGTCCGGCCGGTGGCGGCGACGCTGCTGCACGACGCCGAGCCACGGGTGTGGCACCTGCTGGCCGAGGTCACGCACGACGACGGAGCCGATGTCTACCAGGTGCCGCTGTCGATCCACGCCGAGCGCTCCGACCGGCTCGACCACGTGCACCTGGGGCGCACCGCCGAGGGCCACGTGTACGACGCGTTGCACGACAAGGAGGCGACGGCCGCCCTGCTGGCGCACTTCGCCGACGACGCCCCGGCGCTCGACGGCCTGCGCTTCCACGTGCGGCCCGACGTCAAGGTGCCGTTCGGCGACCAGTCGCTGGTGCTGCCCGGCGACCACCACAACACCAGCCTCGCCTACGGCGACGCCGCGCTGCTCAAGGTGTTCCGCCGCGTCTTCCCCGGCCTCAACCCCGACGTCGAGCTGCACGAGGCGCTCAGCGACGCCGGCTGCACCCTGGTCGCCCCGTTGCTCGGCTGGATCGACGGCGACTGGACCGGCGACGACGACGGCGCCAGCCCGGCGGGCAGCCCGACCGGCAGTCTGGCGATGCTGCGCGGCTACCTCACCACGGCGTCCGACGGCTGGGCGCTGGCCACGGCGAGCGTGCGCGACCTCTACGCCGAGGGCGACCTGCACGCCGACGAGGTGGGCGGCGACTTCGCGGCCGAGGCGTACCGCCTGGGCATGGCGACGGCGCGCGTGCACGAGACGCTGGCCGAGGTGCTGCCTACCGGCACCATGTCGCCGTCGGACCTCCAGGGCCTCGCCGACGCCATGACGGGCCGGCTCGAGCGCGCCGTCTCGCTGGTGCCCGAGCTCGAGCCGTTCGCCGCCGGCCTGCGCGCGCACTACGACGTCCTGCGCACGCGCACCGAGCCGGTCCCCGTCCAGCGCATCCACGGCAGTTACCACCTCGGACAGGTGCTGCGCACGGTCCTGGGCTGGAAGCTGGTCGACTTCGAGGGCGAGCTGATGGCGCCGGTCGCGGAGCGGCGGGCCATGCACTCGCCGCTGCGCGACATCGCCCAGATGCTGCGCTCGTTCGACTACGCCGCGCTGCACCTCGTCGTCAGCGACCACCCGCCCGAGGACCCCGCGCACGAGCAGGTCCTCTACCGCGCGCAGGAGTGGACCGAGCGCAACAGCGAGGCGTTCTGCAACGGCTACGCGTCGGCGGCGCAGCTCGACCCTCGCGGCGACCTCGAGCTGCTGGCGGCCTATGAGACCGACACCGCCGTCTACGAGGTCGTCTTCGAGGCGCGCCGCCGGCCCAGCTGGCTGCCCATCCCGCTCGCGGCCGTGGAGCGTCTCGCGCAGACCTCCTGA
- a CDS encoding PIN domain-containing protein has translation MTAGVVVDASVLIRALAEDPGDELLRQRLASERKLHAPAHVGVEVLNGIRGLTIGGKLTETRARRALEDFVDLPITRYAVETMAARVWQSRHNFNAYDGAYVALAQALDVPLLTRDRKIADTAPSDVEVLLHPA, from the coding sequence GTGACGGCCGGCGTCGTCGTCGATGCGTCGGTCCTGATCAGGGCGCTGGCCGAAGACCCGGGCGATGAACTGCTCCGGCAGAGACTCGCCTCGGAGCGGAAGCTGCACGCTCCTGCCCATGTCGGAGTCGAGGTGCTCAACGGGATTCGGGGCCTGACCATCGGCGGCAAGCTCACCGAGACCCGTGCGCGCCGCGCACTCGAGGACTTCGTCGACCTGCCGATCACGCGGTACGCGGTGGAGACGATGGCCGCTCGGGTTTGGCAGTCGAGGCACAACTTCAATGCCTATGACGGCGCCTACGTGGCCCTCGCGCAGGCGCTCGATGTGCCGCTGTTGACCCGGGACCGCAAGATCGCCGACACGGCTCCTTCGGACGTCGAGGTACTGCTCCACCCGGCGTGA